In Archocentrus centrarchus isolate MPI-CPG fArcCen1 chromosome 21, fArcCen1, whole genome shotgun sequence, the following are encoded in one genomic region:
- the rab5b gene encoding ras-related protein Rab-5B — translation MSSRGSGGRSNGTLPQTKICQFKLVLLGDMAVGKSSLVLRFVKGQFDEFQETTIGAAFLAQSVCLDDTTVKFEIWDTAGQERYHSLAPMYYRGAQAAIVVFDITKPETFERAKAWVKELQRQASPNIVIALAGNKADLAEKRLVEYEEAQTYAEDTGLLFMETSAKTAMNVNELFLAIAKKMPKTDTQNPTHAARHRGINLQDPDAHSTRACCGGN, via the exons ATGAGCTCCAGAGGGAGCGGAGGCCGCTCCAACGGCACACTACCACAGACCAAGATTTGCCAGTTCAAGCTGGTGCTGCTGGGTGACATGGCTGTGGGCAAGTCCAGCCTGGTACTGCGTTTTGTCAAAGGGCAATTTGACGAGTTCCAAGAGACGACCATAGGAG CTGCATTCCTGGCACAGTCGGTGTGTCTTGATGATACAACAGTCAAGTTTGAGATCTGGGATACTGCAGGACAGGAGAGATACCACAGCCTGGCTCCCATGTACTACCGTGGAGCTCAGGCTGCTATTGTTGTCTTTGACATCACCAAACCG GAGACTTTTGAGAGAGCCAAGGCCTGGGTGAAGGAGCTGCAGAGGCAGGCCAGTCCTAACATTGTTATTGCCCTGGCTGGAAATAAGGCCGACCTGGCCGAGAAGAGATTGGTGGAGTACGAG GAAGCCCAGACATATGCTGAGGACACTGGTTTGCTTTTTATGGAGACCTCTGCAAAGACGGCCATGAACGTCAATGAGCTCTTCCTGGCCATTG CAAAAAAGATGCCAAAAACAGACACCCAAAACCCAACACACGCAGCCCGACATCGGGGAATCAACCTCCAGGACCCAGATGCCCATTCTACCCGAGCCTGCTGCGGAGGGAACTAG